In Candidatus Methylomirabilis lanthanidiphila, the DNA window TGTTCAAGGTTCAAGGTGCAACGTTAAAAGGTTCAAGGTTCGACGAAGACCGTTCGACGTTAAGTCGTTCAACGTTAAAACGTTCAAGGTTCGGTGTTCCGCGTGCGCTGATCGCTTCGATTCGCATCTGCCCGTACCACCATTATCTTTTGCGTGGTATCTGCGCTATACTTTATGCAGTTACGGCTTTTCAGGATCGAGGTGGAGGCTTGGGATCGTCTTTTGAGAAGGAGCGGTGAGGATGGAACGGCAGCAGTGGATGGAGAGGATTGTGGTAGATCCGAAGCGCCATGGCGGGGAGCCGTGTGTCAAGGGGACCCGTATTCCGGTCAGTGTCATTGTGGGCAGTATTGCCGATGGCGATACGGTGGAGGTCTTGCTCACAGCCTATCCGAACCTCACGCCGGCGGATATCCAGGCTGCCTTACAATACGCTGCGGAGGTGGTGCGGGAGGCGTCTCTTCTCCCGTTGGCGTCATAGCGAATGCCCATTCCGGTGAAGATTGATGAGGACCTCTCCGAAGAGGTAGCCGCCATTTTTGCCGAAGCGGGATATGCCGTTGCTACGGTCCGCAGCCAGGGCTGGAGTGGGCTTCTTGATGATGAGCTGTGGACGCGGGTCCAAGCAGAAGGGCGCTGGCTGGTGACGGCGGATAAAGCATTCGGCGATGTCCGCCAGTATGTGCCGGGCTCACACGCTGGGATCGTTCTGATCCGAGCTGATCACGAAAGCCGCCGAACCTATCGGGACTTGGCCCGTACGGCGGTCCAGTCTTTTCGACTGGAAGACTATCCCGGATGCCTAATCGTAATCACTCCCCGCGGGATCCGCGTCCGGGACTGGTGTTAGTGTCGTGTCCCAGAAACCCCTTTACCTCCCGTTCGTGGTGAGCTTGTCGAATCCATGAACGGAACTCATCGATATCGTTCACCCTTCGACCGGCTCAGGGCGAACGGAATATGTGCCGATACATTGGGGACACGACACTAGTGTCAAGGGTCATCCAATTGTCCCCCGGAATGGTCATCGAAAATTCCCCCATCCTTCCTCACCTGGTGTAACGAGTTATGCCATCGCCTCCGCGCCCCTCAGGAGGCCCGCCTTGGTCTTCTCCTTGAGAGGGAAGAAAGATGGGGACGATAGAAAGGTTTGAGGAGATTGAGGCGTGGAAGGAGGCGCGCGAGTTGACCAGGCTGATCTATGTCGTCACTGGAAACGGTCCCTTTGCCAGGGATTATGGGCTCCGCGATCAAATGCAACGGGCCGCCACGTCGATTATGGCGAATATCGCGGAAGGGTTTGACGGGGGATCGGCCCACGAATTTCAGCGGTCTCTCCATTATGCCTTGCGCTCGACAACAGAGGTTCAGTCCCACCTGTACGTGGCCTTAGACCAACGCTACATCGATCAGGGGCAGTTTGAGTCGCTCTACGCGCATAGCGCCAAAGTCAAGAACCTTATCGCCGGCTTCCTCCGCTACCTTCGCGCCTCTTCCCATCCCCCAACCCTTAAACCTTGAACGTCTTAACCTTGAACCTTGAACCTTGAACGGCCAACCTTGAACTCTAAACATTGAACTTTGAACATTGAACCTTGAACGGTAATAACCCATGTACGATGCGCTAATCATTGGCGGCGGACCTGCCGGACTGTATGCGGCCTATTGTCTGGCGAAGGCTGGACGGCGGGTGGCGGTCTTCGAGGAGCATCCGGAGATCGGCACTCCCGTGCATTGCACCGGGCTGGTGGCGACGGAGTGCTTCACGCGGTTCGAGCTGCCCACGCAGGCGAATCAGGCCATGCTGCGACGCGCGCGGTTTCATGCTCCCGGCGGGCACGTCCTGGCGGTCGCCTCGGACCAGGACGAAACGGTGGTCCTGGACCGGGCCGCGTTCGACCGGGCGCTCGCCGAGCAGGCGCAGGCCGCCGGGGCCGAGCTCTTTGCCGGCCACCGGGTCGAGGCGCTTCGCCGGCTGCGAAAGCGGCTGGTAGCCCGGACGGTGACCGGCACCGGCATCGAGCGGCTGGTCAGCGGGCACCTCGGCATCCTGGCCACCGGCGCCTCGTACGGGCTGCACCGGGGGCTGGGGTTGCAGGTGCCTACGCGCTTTGTCTACGGCGCCCAGGTCGAGGTTGTGTTCGAGGCGACCGCCGAGGTCGAGGTCTGTTTCGGCAATGAGGTGGCGCCCGGCTCGTTTGCGTGGGTGGTCCCCTTCACGCGGCACGGAGTGACCATGGCCAAGATCGGCGTCCTGGCATCCCGGGAGGCGCCGCAGTATCTGGCCCGCTTCCTCGAGTCGCCGCTGGTGGCGTCCAGGGTCCGACCGGGGTGGATGGGCCCGTATCAGCGGCGGCCGATCCCGGTGTGGCCGCTGGCCGAGACGGTCGGCGACCGCCTGCTGGTGATCGGCGATGCCGCGGGCCTGGCCAAACCGACGACCGGGGGCGGGGTCTACTACAGCCTGTTGAGCGCGGAGCTGGCGGCCGACACCGCCTGCCGGGCGCTGGCCGCCGGAGACGGCTCCGCCAAGGCCCTGCGTCGGTATCAGACGGATTGGCGTGCGGCCCTGGGGTCCGAGATCCGGGCGGGCGCGCTGTTCCGCACCGTTGCCTCGCACCTCTCTGATGCGCAGATCGACGAGGCCTTTCAGTTGATCACCGGCGAACCGATGGCGGGGTTGATCCGCGACCACGCCTCCTTTAACTGGCACAAGGAACTGATTCTTGCCTTGTGGCGGAGTGCGGCGATGCGGGGGTTTCTGTGGCGCGCCCTGATGCGGCGCGGCGGCCGGATGATCGGCGCGTTGCGACCTTCCATGAACGGCTATCCCGGCGTCAAGCTTCCGGATGAGCGCGCCGCGACCGACTAATTACACGAGACGAGAGGACACGCGAGAGGCCCCACGGACATGTCCGCGGGGCTTTTTTGTGCGGTCGCGTCGACCCATCTTATGCAAACTGTAATATACATTGACAGATTGCATAACACGCCCTAATGTCTCTCTATGATTGCGCGCGATATCGAGGCCGCTCTTCGTCATCTGCTCAGGGGGTTTCCCATCGTGACCCTGACCGGGCCACGACAGTCCGGGAAGACCACGCTGGCGCGGGTCGTCTTTGCCGACAGGCCCTATGTGTCGCTGGAAGACCCGGATGTGCGCCAGATGGTCCTCGAGGACCCACGCTCCTTCCTGGAGCGCCATCCGAATGGGGCGGTGCTCGACGAGGTGCAGCGCGCGCCGCAACTCCTCTCGTACCTGCAGACACGGGTCGATGCGGATGGCCGTATGGGGCTCTTCCTGCTGACAGGGTCTCAGCAATTTGGTTTGATGTCAGGAGTCACCCAATCGCTGGCCGGCCGGACTGCCTTTGTTGAATTGCTGCCGTTTTCCATCCATGAACTTGAGCGCGCCGGGGTCAGGCCGGCCAGTCTCGACGCGATGCTTTTCGAGGGAGGCTACCCGCCTCTCTATGATCGTAGCCTGACCCCCCGCACGTGGCTCTCCGCCTATGTGACGGCTTATGTGGAACGCGATGTCCGCCAACTGCTCAAGATCCAGGACCTGGAGGCGTTTCAGCGGTTTGTGCGGCTGTGCGCCGGCCGCAGTGGGCAGATTCTGAACCTGTCCTCGCTGGCAACGGATTGCGGCATCACGCACAACACGGCTAAGGCCTGGATTTCCGTGCTGGAGGCCAGCTATATCCTGTTTCAGTTGCGCCCGCATCATGCGAATTTCAGCAAGCGGCTGGTCAAGTCACCCAAACTCTACTTCTATGACACGGGCCTCTTGTGCTGGCTCTTGGGCGTCCGGGAACCGGGCCAGCTCGCCACGCACCCCTTACGCGGCAGCATCTTTGAAACGCTCATCGTGTCGGAACTGGTGAAGTCCTGCTTCAATCGGGGTGAACGCGCCACCCTCCATTTTTGGCGTGACAGCAACGGCAACGAGGTGGATATCATCGCCGATGCCGGACGCAAGCTGATGCCGATTGAGATCAAGTCAGGCCAGACATTGAACCGGGACTTTTTTACCGGACTGGAACGCTGGATGGCCCTGGCCGGCGACCACGCCATCTCGCCGGCATTGGTCTATGGCGGGACTGACGCCCACGCGCACAAAGGGATCAGCGTCTTCGGCTGGCATGCAGCGGGGCAGGTGTTGGAGGGTGCGGCGGTCCGACCTCACGCCTGCTGACGGTGAATGAACTACCTCGCGGTTTGCCGCGAGGTAGTTCATTTGGCTCGCAACGATCAATTCCAGCGCGAGCAGTGGTACGCTCGGCTCCATCGCCTCAGAACGATTGGTCCGCTTGCGTCTGCGTTTAGCTGCCCACCTATCCTGACTTTTGGACGCCTTCAATTCATCGATCAAGAGAGCTGGGGATCTATCGACTCACGGTTGTTCGAAGAGGACAAGGTGCTGTCTGCCCTCATCGTGTCAATAAACACCAACAATCACGAGTCTTTTGCTCCTCACTCCTAACTCCTAACTTTAATAACTCCCCACTCCTCACTTCTAAAAATGTTGCGCCCCCGAATCATTTCCTGCCCATTGGTCAAGAATGGCGGGCTGGTCAAGACGGTTCAATGCGACAATTCGATAGACCAGGACGGGACGGTACAGGGTTACGATCTTGATCTTATCAGGGCGGTGCGAGCGCGCTGAAGGACATTGCGTCGATCGCGTTGATGGCGTCGTCGCGTCGTCGCGTCGAGTGCGTCGGTAGCGGCTATGGCGTCGATCTGGTCCGGATCGAATAGACCAAAGAGACCAGAAAGACCAAGAATGAAACCGGGGTGTACCAGGAGGTGCAGCCCAAGAGGAAGCGGCTAGATCTCGCGGTTGGGGAGGACAGGGCAGGCTGGAGTGCGAAGCAGCCGGTCATCGGCGGTGACCAGGGTCATCCCATGGACCTTGGCCGTGGCGACGAGAAAGCGGTCGCCCGGATCCTGATGCGGCAGGCGGATCATCCGGCTGTGTATCGCGATTTCATGAGTGAGTGACGCCTCCTGAAAGGGCACAGCCGCATAGACCTTTCGAATCCACGTGACCGGATCAGGATCCAGGCGAATCCGTCCCTTTTCCGCCAATACCAGCACCTCCCATGTCGTAATGGAGGAGACCCAGAGTTCATTGGCTGGATGTTGGAGTTCAGAGGCCACTCGCGGGGTGAGACGCTGCGGCTCCAGCAGGCTCCACAGAAAGATGTGGGTGTCCAGAAGGAGTTTCATGACCGCAGACCCTCCCACTCGCCCTCTTCCAATGGTGGAGCGATGATATCTCCCACGATGGTTCCCGTAGATTGAAACGAACCCAACCAGGCAGCCGGTCGTTCCGGAGGCGGAGGTGGCAGCACCTGGGCAATAGGCTCACCTCGCCGAGTAATGAGAATCGGCTGGCCGGTGCGTTTGACCTTGTCCAATAGGGCCAGGCATGTGGCCTTAAACCTCGAAATAGTCACCCTTTCCGGCATGGTACCTTCACCTCCTTCCGTGTTCCAAACGACTACAAAGTAAATCTACCATGGTCATCGACTATAGTCAATATCGCCCATACTGCCATTGGGGGCTACCTTACGCCCCAAGTCTCCTATCTTCCCCTTCGCTACCGGCTGATGAATGAAACAGATCCTCCAAAACCTGAGAACCGGCGTGACGGAACTGGCGGAGGTGCCGTGCCCCAGGGCAGGCGCGAGTCAGGTGTTGATCCGCACGACGCGATCAAGGAGTGGGGAGAGCTGAGGGAGGAGTGAAAATGGCTGGGAATGCTGTAGCTGGGATGGGGACGCGGGTGGCACAAACAGGCGCACTAGCTTCCCAAGACGTTCTGGTGAGTTCCGACGGCGGTTATGATGATAGCCCCTGTCGCTCGAATATACGTTGCCCGATAGTGCATAGTGATACTGAACGCCCAATGGTCTGTACCCTCCAGCTTTTCATGTCTTAAGCTCGGGTGACGAGGATTCCTGGTAAGTCGCTCAAGTTGCTCCCAGAATTTTATCCGGACTTCCTTGGGGAGGGCATTCAAGTGTTTAAGGACCGTATTGGGGATGACAATGTCAATCGCCACAGTGTCGCCGGGCCTCTTTCACAGATTTAAAGCGCGTCACCCTGCCCTTTTCGAGGTCCTTTTTGGATTGGGCAAGCTGCGTCTGCCATTCCTTGCTCCAGAACCATGCCTGATTCCTGGGAATTTCGAGAATAGGCCGAATCACAATTTCACCCCCGCGTGCGGTGACCTCCACGCGCTCTCCAACCTTCAACGGTAGCTTACTCCTGACATCCTCCGGTATGGTCACTTGAAACTTTTCTCTGATCTTCACAGTCGTTGCCATGGTGTCATCCTTTCATGATTATATTACAGTGCTACTGTTGTGAAAATAATACAAGAGTGTATATCCTGCGTCAAGAGCGTGGATTGCGTCGGTCGCGTCGATTGCGTTATCGCGTCGATCGCGTCGATTGCGTTGGGTGGGGGAGCGGGATGTGAGGGGTGAGGGAGGGATTAAAAGAAGATATGCATGAGTCGGAGGCGCGGGCTGTGTTGCACTTAACACTTAATAGTTGATCGCCACAATCTTGAGTTTGTCGCCCTCGCGCTGAATCTTCCATTCGATACGTCCCGATACGGTGATCCCTTTCGAAGGTTGAGCGGCATGCCTTGCTGAGATCAAATATTGCGCGGTCACCGTAGCCTGCTCGGCCTTTATCTCCACCTGCACGTTTTTGAGGCGGTAGATGATCTGATCCCGTCCGGTAAATCCTTTGATGTAGGCGTTGCGGATGGCCTGATAGTCCATGGTTCCCTTCTCTCGAACTCGACTCGAGAGCGTTGCCATCACTCGCTCCACGTCGGCTCTTTCATAGGCGTCAACATGTTCGTCGAGTAGGGCGTCGATCTCCTGCCGATCCAGGGCCTTTGGTTCAGGCGCAAGGGGTGGGAGCGCCTGGGCCAGTTGAATCGGGTGCGCCATGGAGCGTTCGGAGGCCATGGGGTTGTCGGGTAGATCGGGCTGACCCGCAGGACCCTCTAACGGCGAGGAAGCCTGAGGCGTCCGCCGTACGCGTCTCCGTTCGGGTTGGTGATCCGGTGGAGGGATGGCGGACGAATTGAGAGAAGATGATCCATTCAGATGGAGTCCCACGCGTACAGGGCCGGCGGCGGAAGTGGAAGATGGAAGGGCGACCGCGGCCACGGGTTGAACGGTTTCAAGATACACCTGCTGTCCTTCCGGAGACCGGGCGGATAACGCCATCAGAACCAACCCGGTGGATACTGTCAGCGCGGCAGCGATGAGTGCAGGTACTCGACCACGCGCCAGGTGCGACGATTGAGTCGGTATGGGAGCCGGTGGGGACGAAACGGGCTGGATGGCGAAGTGAGTGCTTTGCTGTCGCGCAAGCAGCTCGCGGCGCCTTCGCTCATCGTAGGCGTGTCGTCTTTCCGGTTCTTTCAGGGTGTGGTACGCCTCGTTCAGACGCGCCGCTTGTCGCGTAAACCAGTCGCCATTTTCCGGGTGGCGATCCGGATGATACAGTGTCAGACGACGGAGCCAGGCCTCTTTTATCTCCTCGCTTGTTGCGGTCGGCGCGACCCCAAGGATGGTATAGGGGTCGTCGACGCCAGGGGTATCCAGGCAAGCCAGAAGGAAGGCCGCCCTTGACGCGATCTCGTGCGCGGCGAGCTCGCGAGATTCCGCTATCTGGCGGGTGACCTGAAAAAGCTCCGATCGTTCCCCGTTGCTGATTTCCACAAGCAGCGCGATGAGTTGCTGCTTATCCATAGAGATCGTAGAAATATCGGGAATCGGATTGCCGTCAGCCAATGCCTCAAGCAGTTGCCGGCAACTCGCATCATTCGGATCCCATGTGCATGGATTCTGCCTTGTACCCGGCATATTAACCCCGTCTCCCAAACGTTGAACGGCAAACCTTGAACCTTGAACCTTGCACGTTGAACGGTAAACCTTGAACCTTGAACCTTGAACCTTGAACGGTAAACCTTGAACCTTGAACCTTGAACGGTACCCCTTGAACCTTGACCCGCGCCCCTCACTCCGTCTTTTTTAAGGAGACATTGTCGATCCATGCCGACCCGGAAACAGGTGGGAGATACGGGGGTGGGGGATCGCTGTGAATTCTGATCGTTATGGTTCCGGCGGCGCTCGACGTGTGAAATTGCGCCGCAACCGACGTCCAGTCCCGTGTCCCTCCGATGGTGTCGGTCCTGGCCAGGACTGTGCCATGGGTGTCGACAACCTCTACCGCAATCCCTGCGGGGCCATTTAAGCTATCGGTTCTGATGTGGGCCTGGACTGCGTAAGTGGAGTAGGGCTCAACCGCGACGGGCTGCGAGACGTTGAAGAAGTCGGCGCGGCTTTTGGTAAAGGAGAGCCGGAGGGCGCGGCGTCCCGTGTAGGCCATGAAGGGATCAATTGCCGCAGTAACTCCCGGCGCCCCTCCGATCCTCCAGTCGAAACCCCTGCCGATGGTCGTTTCCCGTTCGAAGCTTCCGTTCGATATGGGATTCGATTGAGTCGGAGCATTGTTCAATCCCATCTGTTGTGTGACGGCGGTCCATAATTGGTGCGCCGGGCCAAGCTGACCGGCCCGTATGAGGAGATCGACCACCCGGAGTTGAAGATGCGGGTCAATCGGCTCCCCGGTGCGAGCGGCCAGGTCGGCGAGGCGATTCCAGACGGGAAGCGCCTGATCGCCGAGATTGCGATCGAGCAGGTAATTTGCATAGGAGGTATAGTGAGGCATAGCAGGTGGAATGAACGTATTCAGCACCTCTTCAGGGGTGAGCAATCTGCGCGCCAGATCGTACCCTTTTGCGAGGTCGGAGGGATTGTCCGCGGCTGAAAGAAACCGAGCCAATGTGTCGACCGCCTGTGGGGCCTGTTGCCGGTCCAGGTACGCGACGGCAATCTCCCATAGCAGTGCGGCGTTGCTCGGACTGAGCTGTGTCGCCAGGTGAAATGCCCGGTCTGTCTCCGGCGCCTGGCCGAGACTCTCATAGAGCTTCCCGAGGTGCACCCAGGAGACGCTATCGAGCGGATTGTTACGCAGAATGGCGTGATAGGCAGCAAGCGCCGCATGGTAGTCCCTGAGCAGCAGGCTGTAGTGGTAGAGTGCGGCCAGCCTGGCCTGAACGCGGTTGTTGCCAGGGTCAAGGGCGAGCGCCCGTCTGGCTGCCTCATCGATCGGATTCCGGCTCAGGGTCCTCTGGGCGACCCAAGGCCGCAGAGCCGCCCAGGAGACGAATAGAAAGCTGAGAAGCATCATGATGGAGAGTGCAATTCGCGATGGTCGCGCGCGCAGGTGAAGTACCATACCAAGTTCAAGGTTCAAGGTCAAAACGTTCAAGGTTCAAGGTTCAACGTTCAACGTTCAAGGTTTACCGTTCAAGGTTCAAGGTTGGAGGCCTGGGTCTCGTTATGCGCGGGTTCTGGCGCAGCGCCTGAGGAAGCCTGCTGGTAGTGGTTGTAATAATAGTGATAGTAGTGCGGATAGCCGTTGCCTCGAATATCGACATTATTCAACACGGCGCCCAGCACCGGCGCATTCAGCTCGATGAGGTTCTTAAAGGCCCGCTGAACCATCTCGCGCGGAGTTCGCCCCCCGTGGACTACCAGGATCACGCCCTTGACCACCGTCGAAAGAATCAACGCATCGGCGACTCCGAAGATCGGGGGCGAGTCCACGACGATATAGTCGAACCGTTGAGAGAGGAGATCGATGGTGTCCTTCATTCTCGCAGATGCCAGCAGCTCTGCGGGGTTGACGGGGATAGTCCCTGCGGGGATACAGTAGAGATTCGGTACTGCGGTCCCCTTGATCGCCGAGACCAGATCCGCATTTCCGGTCAGATAGTCCGAGAGGCCGGCCTTGAGAGGGAGTTCCAACTGAGCATGGCAGCTCGGTCGCCGCATGTCGGCGTCGATGAGGAGCACGCTGCCGCCCAACTGAGAGAGGGTAATGGCGGTGTTGATGGACAGCCCGGTCTTCCCTTCCGATGGCTGAGCGCTCGTAAACAGGATCGTTTTCGGGGGAGAGCCTGCAGAGGAGAAGAGCAGCGAGGTTCGGAGGGTTCGAAACGCCTCGGTCAGTGTGGAACGTAGATCGCTGTGCGCGACCAGCGCAAAGACCGGCGTCCCATTCCCATGTCCGTTACTTCCATTCCGTGACAGTCTGCCCCGCCCCTGCCGGGGGAGTGCGGAAGCCAGCGAGGGGATCAGCGCCAGGTTTGGGATGCCGAGCGTGCGTTCCAGCGCCTCAGGATGTTTGACGGTGTTGTCCAGGTAGTCAAAGAAAAAGGCCATACCGACAGCCACCGTCAATCCCAGGACGATGCCGAGCAGGATGTTCCGGGTTTTATTAGGGCTGAACGGCACTGACGGGACCTCCGCAGTATCCACGATCTGGACGTTGCTCGCCGCGAGCCCCTGGGAGACACCCGCCTGCTTCTGGCGCTCGAGAATACCGCTGTAAATCTGGCGGTTGGTATCGACGTCGCGCTTTAACATATCGTATCCAATGAGTTCCTGATTCAGGGCAATCGCCAGATGCTTCTGCGCGTTGACGGCCGACTGGAGAAGCTGTTCTTTCTTGAGCGCCGCCTCATATTCCTGATTGATGGCGTCAACGATTCGCGCAATCTCCACCTCGATCTGGCGTTTGATCTGGTCCATGCCGTCGCGTAGCCGGACCATCTTGGGATAGCCCGGTTTATAGGTCTCGCTCTGCCGACGATACTCGGAGTCCAGTTTATAGTACTCGGCTCTCAGGTTGGCGATCATCGAGTTTTCCAGGACAGCCGGGATCGAGTCGAACCGCATTTTTTGACTCTGGCGGTAGAGGGCTTCCTTGGAGATTCGTTCCCCCTGGGCCTTGGTCAATGCCTCGCTCAAATCTCCCAGCTTTGTGGTGACGATATCTTTTTTCTCACCGATCGTCAGGATCTGTTTCTGTTTCACAAACTCATGGAGAGCGGCCTCCGATTGCTCAAGCTTATCGCGCACGTCCTGAAGTTGCTTCGAGAGCCATTCTCCGGCCTGGGAGGTGGCGTTGTATTTCATCTCGAGACTGTGATCGATGAAGGCCTTCGTCCATGTGTTGGCCAGCAGGGAGGAGAGACCGGAGGATGGGGTTGTAAACGAGATCTTGACCAGGTTGGTTGTTCGAACCGGTTCTACTGTCAGCGTGCTGAGCAGGGCATCGACCTTACGAGCCATGACCTGCTCCTCGGTGGGGCCGGTCTCAGACTCTGATCGAAGAGCGGGTTCGATCGCGTCTTTAGGCGTCGAGGAACTGGATCCGAAGAGATTCGTGATCCAGACAGGCCAGTTATTCAGTGCGCCGGCAGAATCGGCTGACGCCGGATCCGCCAGTGCGATCGGCTGGCCGCTTGCCTTGAGCGTCTCGATGACCCGCTTTGCCAAGCTGCGGCTTTGCAGCAATTTTTGCTGGGTCCCCATGAATTCGGGACCGAAATTCTGGTGTCCTGGCGAGCCGATCTCCTGAAAGGACAGGATCTGC includes these proteins:
- a CDS encoding Putative thiazole biosynthetic enzyme, which codes for MYDALIIGGGPAGLYAAYCLAKAGRRVAVFEEHPEIGTPVHCTGLVATECFTRFELPTQANQAMLRRARFHAPGGHVLAVASDQDETVVLDRAAFDRALAEQAQAAGAELFAGHRVEALRRLRKRLVARTVTGTGIERLVSGHLGILATGASYGLHRGLGLQVPTRFVYGAQVEVVFEATAEVEVCFGNEVAPGSFAWVVPFTRHGVTMAKIGVLASREAPQYLARFLESPLVASRVRPGWMGPYQRRPIPVWPLAETVGDRLLVIGDAAGLAKPTTGGGVYYSLLSAELAADTACRALAAGDGSAKALRRYQTDWRAALGSEIRAGALFRTVASHLSDAQIDEAFQLITGEPMAGLIRDHASFNWHKELILALWRSAAMRGFLWRALMRRGGRMIGALRPSMNGYPGVKLPDERAATD
- a CDS encoding ATPase AAA, with amino-acid sequence MIARDIEAALRHLLRGFPIVTLTGPRQSGKTTLARVVFADRPYVSLEDPDVRQMVLEDPRSFLERHPNGAVLDEVQRAPQLLSYLQTRVDADGRMGLFLLTGSQQFGLMSGVTQSLAGRTAFVELLPFSIHELERAGVRPASLDAMLFEGGYPPLYDRSLTPRTWLSAYVTAYVERDVRQLLKIQDLEAFQRFVRLCAGRSGQILNLSSLATDCGITHNTAKAWISVLEASYILFQLRPHHANFSKRLVKSPKLYFYDTGLLCWLLGVREPGQLATHPLRGSIFETLIVSELVKSCFNRGERATLHFWRDSNGNEVDIIADAGRKLMPIEIKSGQTLNRDFFTGLERWMALAGDHAISPALVYGGTDAHAHKGISVFGWHAAGQVLEGAAVRPHAC
- a CDS encoding twitching motility protein PilT — translated: MKLLLDTHIFLWSLLEPQRLTPRVASELQHPANELWVSSITTWEVLVLAEKGRIRLDPDPVTWIRKVYAAVPFQEASLTHEIAIHSRMIRLPHQDPGDRFLVATAKVHGMTLVTADDRLLRTPACPVLPNREI
- a CDS encoding Phd_YefM; its protein translation is MPERVTISRFKATCLALLDKVKRTGQPILITRRGEPIAQVLPPPPPERPAAWLGSFQSTGTIVGDIIAPPLEEGEWEGLRS
- a CDS encoding SpoVT / AbrB like domain protein, producing the protein MATTVKIREKFQVTIPEDVRSKLPLKVGERVEVTARGGEIVIRPILEIPRNQAWFWSKEWQTQLAQSKKDLEKGRVTRFKSVKEARRHCGD
- a CDS encoding membrane protein; the encoded protein is MPGTRQNPCTWDPNDASCRQLLEALADGNPIPDISTISMDKQQLIALLVEISNGERSELFQVTRQIAESRELAAHEIASRAAFLLACLDTPGVDDPYTILGVAPTATSEEIKEAWLRRLTLYHPDRHPENGDWFTRQAARLNEAYHTLKEPERRHAYDERRRRELLARQQSTHFAIQPVSSPPAPIPTQSSHLARGRVPALIAAALTVSTGLVLMALSARSPEGQQVYLETVQPVAAVALPSSTSAAGPVRVGLHLNGSSSLNSSAIPPPDHQPERRRVRRTPQASSPLEGPAGQPDLPDNPMASERSMAHPIQLAQALPPLAPEPKALDRQEIDALLDEHVDAYERADVERVMATLSSRVREKGTMDYQAIRNAYIKGFTGRDQIIYRLKNVQVEIKAEQATVTAQYLISARHAAQPSKGITVSGRIEWKIQREGDKLKIVAINY
- a CDS encoding Carbohydrate binding domain protein, yielding MMLLSFLFVSWAALRPWVAQRTLSRNPIDEAARRALALDPGNNRVQARLAALYHYSLLLRDYHAALAAYHAILRNNPLDSVSWVHLGKLYESLGQAPETDRAFHLATQLSPSNAALLWEIAVAYLDRQQAPQAVDTLARFLSAADNPSDLAKGYDLARRLLTPEEVLNTFIPPAMPHYTSYANYLLDRNLGDQALPVWNRLADLAARTGEPIDPHLQLRVVDLLIRAGQLGPAHQLWTAVTQQMGLNNAPTQSNPISNGSFERETTIGRGFDWRIGGAPGVTAAIDPFMAYTGRRALRLSFTKSRADFFNVSQPVAVEPYSTYAVQAHIRTDSLNGPAGIAVEVVDTHGTVLARTDTIGGTRDWTSVAAQFHTSSAAGTITIRIHSDPPPPYLPPVSGSAWIDNVSLKKTE
- a CDS encoding Protein-tyrosine kinase codes for the protein MDALVKSEGNSPTPRDLLLQRYYVQQDEETHLRDYWRIILKHRWIVLTVFAMIVTTATIYTFSLTPTYRATASLKIDYERPQILSFQEIGSPGHQNFGPEFMGTQQKLLQSRSLAKRVIETLKASGQPIALADPASADSAGALNNWPVWITNLFGSSSSTPKDAIEPALRSESETGPTEEQVMARKVDALLSTLTVEPVRTTNLVKISFTTPSSGLSSLLANTWTKAFIDHSLEMKYNATSQAGEWLSKQLQDVRDKLEQSEAALHEFVKQKQILTIGEKKDIVTTKLGDLSEALTKAQGERISKEALYRQSQKMRFDSIPAVLENSMIANLRAEYYKLDSEYRRQSETYKPGYPKMVRLRDGMDQIKRQIEVEIARIVDAINQEYEAALKKEQLLQSAVNAQKHLAIALNQELIGYDMLKRDVDTNRQIYSGILERQKQAGVSQGLAASNVQIVDTAEVPSVPFSPNKTRNILLGIVLGLTVAVGMAFFFDYLDNTVKHPEALERTLGIPNLALIPSLASALPRQGRGRLSRNGSNGHGNGTPVFALVAHSDLRSTLTEAFRTLRTSLLFSSAGSPPKTILFTSAQPSEGKTGLSINTAITLSQLGGSVLLIDADMRRPSCHAQLELPLKAGLSDYLTGNADLVSAIKGTAVPNLYCIPAGTIPVNPAELLASARMKDTIDLLSQRFDYIVVDSPPIFGVADALILSTVVKGVILVVHGGRTPREMVQRAFKNLIELNAPVLGAVLNNVDIRGNGYPHYYHYYYNHYQQASSGAAPEPAHNETQASNLEP